One window from the genome of Pseudonocardia hierapolitana encodes:
- a CDS encoding serine hydrolase domain-containing protein yields MSEERLAAAVDALLDELVGSGAEAGLQVAVIRHGRTLVDAARGVADPRTAAPVEPGTLFWAGSTAKGVAATVAHVLVERGGLTDDLRVAEVWPEFGAHGKDAVTLRQVLMHTAGVPNLPPDTSAADLCDWDRMCAVVADAKPCWEPGTRFGYHAKTFGFLLGETLRRATGEPISALLRTHVTGPLGVADEVHFGVPRALLPRVARQVGSGSPRPDPGSALARAMPPGVVPDPDYANRPDLLTSDIPAEGTMSARGVARIYAALLGPVDGVALVSAARRTAIAEIAFEGTDEVMGFPASLTYGYSPFRPSGRGRPGSTFGWVGANGSAAFGDIDSGVAVAVMRNRFGDFATAARIDQLIVDELA; encoded by the coding sequence GTGAGCGAGGAGCGCCTTGCGGCGGCGGTCGACGCCCTGCTCGACGAGCTGGTCGGCTCGGGGGCGGAGGCCGGCCTGCAGGTCGCCGTGATCCGGCACGGCCGCACGCTCGTCGACGCGGCACGTGGCGTGGCCGATCCTCGTACCGCGGCACCGGTCGAGCCCGGCACGCTGTTCTGGGCCGGCTCGACGGCGAAGGGCGTGGCGGCCACCGTGGCTCACGTCCTCGTCGAGCGCGGTGGCCTCACCGACGACTTGCGCGTCGCCGAGGTGTGGCCCGAGTTCGGGGCGCACGGCAAGGACGCTGTCACCCTGCGCCAGGTGCTCATGCACACCGCAGGCGTGCCGAACCTTCCCCCCGACACGAGTGCGGCCGACCTGTGCGACTGGGACCGCATGTGCGCGGTCGTCGCCGATGCGAAGCCGTGCTGGGAGCCCGGAACCCGGTTCGGCTACCACGCCAAGACGTTCGGGTTCCTCCTCGGCGAGACCCTGCGCCGTGCGACGGGCGAGCCGATCTCCGCCCTGTTGCGCACCCACGTCACCGGACCGCTCGGCGTCGCCGACGAGGTCCACTTCGGCGTCCCCCGGGCGCTGCTCCCGCGGGTCGCCCGGCAGGTCGGTTCCGGTTCCCCGCGGCCCGATCCCGGGTCGGCACTCGCGAGGGCGATGCCGCCCGGCGTGGTCCCGGACCCCGACTACGCCAACCGGCCCGACCTCCTCACCAGCGACATCCCCGCCGAAGGCACCATGAGCGCCCGCGGCGTCGCGCGCATCTACGCCGCGCTCCTCGGGCCCGTCGACGGCGTCGCCCTCGTCTCGGCCGCCCGACGCACCGCGATCGCCGAGATCGCATTCGAGGGGACGGACGAGGTGATGGGCTTCCCGGCGTCGTTGACGTACGGATACAGCCCCTTCCGGCCGAGTGGCCGCGGCAGGCCCGGCTCGACCTTCGGCTGGGTCGGCGCGAACGGCTCCGCCGCCTTCGGTGACATCGACTCCGGCGTCGCCGTCGCCGTGATGCGCAACCGCTTCGGCGACTTCGCCACCGCAGCCCGGATAGACCAGCTGATCGTGGACGAACTGGCATGA
- a CDS encoding pyridoxamine 5'-phosphate oxidase family protein, giving the protein MGAPTTSLDSRFSDPDATPISWDDTVEAIESAELFWIATVRGDGRPHVTPLPAIWLDGALHFCTGAAEQKAVNLRGNPHVALTTGRNDWDRGLDVVVEGDAVQVTDDAMLERLADAWRTKWDGRWQFEARDGAFQHEVGPALVYAVAPTKVLTFGKGTFSHTRHRF; this is encoded by the coding sequence ATGGGTGCACCGACGACCTCGCTCGACAGCCGCTTCAGCGACCCGGACGCCACGCCGATCTCGTGGGACGACACCGTGGAAGCCATCGAGTCGGCGGAGCTGTTCTGGATCGCCACTGTCCGCGGTGACGGGCGACCGCACGTCACCCCGCTCCCCGCGATCTGGCTCGACGGTGCCCTCCACTTCTGCACCGGCGCCGCCGAGCAGAAAGCCGTCAACCTGCGCGGCAACCCGCACGTCGCCCTGACCACCGGGCGCAACGACTGGGACCGCGGGCTCGACGTCGTCGTCGAGGGCGACGCCGTCCAGGTCACGGACGACGCGATGCTGGAGCGGCTCGCCGACGCGTGGCGCACGAAGTGGGACGGGCGCTGGCAGTTCGAGGCACGAGACGGCGCGTTCCAGCACGAGGTCGGCCCGGCGCTGGTGTACGCCGTCGCGCCCACCAAGGTCCTGACCTTCGGCAAGGGCACGTTCTCCCACACCCGCCACCGGTTCTGA
- a CDS encoding valine--tRNA ligase, which translates to MTDTLPQRTADLPAQWNPGEVEGVLYERWVERGYFEADNTSDRPPFCIVIPPPNVTGSLHLGHAMDHTLIDILTRRRRMQGYDALWLPGMDHAGIATQNVVERQLAVHGQSRHDLGRERFVEKVWEWKAESGGSILGQMRRLGDGVDWTRERFTLDEGLSRAVQTIFKRLFDEDLIYRAERIINWCPRCHTALSDIEVDHHDDSGELVSIRYGDGADSVVVATTRVETMLGDTAVAVHPDDERYAHLVGREIELPIVGRMIPVVADAHVDPAFGTGAVKVTPAHDPNDFEIGRRHDLPMPSIMDEAAVIRNSGTEFDGLDRFEARYAVRERLRKEGRIVAEKRPYEHAVGHCSRCDTVVEPRLSLQWFVRVEPLAKAAGDAVRDGRTTIHPKELEKRFFDWVDNMHDWTISRQLWWGHRIPVWYGPDGEVVCVGPDEQPPSGEGWRQDEDVLDTWFSSGLWPISTLGWPDSTPDLARYYPTSVLVTGYDILFFWVVRMMMFGLYAMDGAPPFEHVFLHGLIRDQYGKKMSKSKGNTIDPLDLIDRFGADALRFTIARGANPGADMALSEEWVAGSRNFGTKLWNATRLALTNGASPDLPLPAEADRTDADRWILGRLSEVVEQTDALLEDFQFAKATEGLYHFTWDELCDWYLELAKAQLRDERTADGTRAVLGHVLDALLRLLHPISPFLTEALWTALTGRESVVVAPWPTGAGGAVDAAANGRLADVQKLVTEVRRFRTEQGLPDSRRVAARVEGLVAAGLGDPGPGGAAAALRSLARLDDPDDGFAPTATLDVLLSGGRVHVEIDTSGAIDVAAERARLGRDLAAAQKELDQAEKKLANPKFLEKAPADVVAGIRTRREAAEAEIARVTARLETLPSA; encoded by the coding sequence GTGACCGACACCCTCCCACAGCGCACCGCCGACCTGCCCGCCCAGTGGAACCCGGGCGAGGTAGAGGGCGTGCTCTACGAGCGGTGGGTGGAGCGCGGGTACTTCGAGGCCGACAACACGTCGGACCGGCCGCCGTTCTGCATCGTGATCCCGCCGCCGAACGTCACCGGCAGCCTGCACCTCGGCCACGCCATGGACCACACGCTGATCGACATCCTCACCCGGCGCCGCCGGATGCAGGGATACGACGCGCTGTGGCTGCCGGGCATGGACCACGCCGGCATCGCCACCCAGAACGTCGTCGAGCGCCAGCTCGCCGTCCACGGGCAGAGCCGCCACGACCTCGGACGCGAGCGGTTCGTCGAGAAGGTCTGGGAGTGGAAGGCCGAGTCCGGCGGATCCATCCTCGGCCAGATGCGCCGCCTCGGCGACGGCGTCGACTGGACCCGCGAGCGGTTCACCCTGGACGAGGGGCTTTCGCGCGCGGTCCAGACGATCTTCAAGCGGCTCTTCGACGAGGACCTGATCTACCGCGCCGAGCGGATCATCAACTGGTGTCCGCGCTGCCACACGGCGCTCTCGGACATCGAGGTCGACCACCACGACGACTCCGGCGAGCTCGTCTCCATCCGCTACGGGGACGGGGCGGACTCCGTCGTCGTCGCCACCACCCGCGTCGAGACGATGCTCGGCGACACCGCCGTGGCCGTGCACCCCGATGACGAGCGGTACGCCCACCTCGTCGGCCGCGAGATCGAGCTACCGATCGTCGGCCGGATGATCCCGGTCGTCGCCGACGCGCACGTCGACCCGGCGTTCGGCACCGGCGCGGTCAAGGTCACCCCCGCGCACGATCCCAACGACTTCGAGATCGGCCGCCGCCACGACCTGCCGATGCCCTCGATCATGGACGAGGCCGCGGTCATCAGGAACTCCGGCACCGAGTTCGACGGGCTCGACCGGTTCGAGGCGCGCTACGCCGTGCGCGAGAGGCTCCGCAAGGAGGGCCGGATCGTCGCGGAGAAGCGCCCGTACGAGCACGCCGTCGGCCACTGCAGCCGCTGCGACACGGTGGTGGAGCCCCGGCTGTCCCTGCAGTGGTTCGTGCGGGTCGAGCCCCTCGCGAAGGCTGCGGGCGACGCCGTCCGCGACGGGCGCACCACGATCCACCCGAAGGAGCTGGAGAAGCGCTTCTTCGACTGGGTCGACAACATGCACGACTGGACGATCAGCCGGCAGCTGTGGTGGGGTCACCGCATCCCGGTCTGGTACGGGCCGGACGGTGAGGTCGTCTGCGTCGGCCCCGACGAGCAGCCGCCGTCCGGCGAGGGGTGGCGCCAGGACGAGGACGTCCTCGACACCTGGTTCTCCTCCGGTCTGTGGCCGATCTCCACGCTCGGCTGGCCGGACTCCACGCCCGACCTCGCGCGCTACTACCCGACGTCCGTGCTGGTCACCGGCTACGACATCCTGTTCTTCTGGGTCGTCCGGATGATGATGTTCGGGCTGTACGCGATGGACGGCGCACCGCCGTTCGAGCACGTGTTCCTGCACGGGCTGATCCGCGACCAGTACGGCAAGAAGATGTCGAAGTCCAAGGGCAACACGATCGACCCGCTGGACCTCATCGACCGCTTCGGTGCCGACGCCCTGCGCTTCACGATCGCCAGGGGCGCCAACCCCGGCGCGGACATGGCGCTCTCGGAGGAGTGGGTCGCCGGCTCCCGCAACTTCGGGACGAAGCTGTGGAACGCCACGCGTCTCGCGCTGACCAACGGGGCGTCACCGGATCTCCCGCTGCCCGCCGAGGCCGACCGCACCGACGCCGACCGCTGGATCCTCGGCCGGCTCTCCGAGGTGGTGGAGCAGACCGACGCGCTGCTGGAGGACTTCCAGTTCGCCAAGGCCACCGAGGGGCTCTACCACTTCACGTGGGACGAGCTGTGCGACTGGTACCTCGAGCTCGCCAAGGCGCAGCTGCGCGACGAGCGCACCGCCGACGGCACCCGCGCCGTGCTCGGCCACGTCCTGGACGCGCTGCTGCGGCTGCTGCACCCGATCAGCCCGTTCCTCACCGAGGCGCTCTGGACGGCGCTCACCGGGCGCGAGTCCGTGGTGGTCGCGCCGTGGCCCACGGGCGCAGGCGGCGCTGTCGACGCGGCCGCGAACGGGCGGCTCGCCGACGTGCAGAAGCTGGTCACCGAGGTGCGCCGGTTCCGCACCGAGCAGGGCCTGCCCGACAGCCGCCGCGTCGCCGCCCGGGTCGAGGGACTGGTCGCGGCCGGGCTCGGGGACCCGGGGCCCGGCGGTGCAGCCGCCGCGCTGCGCTCCCTGGCGCGCCTCGACGACCCGGATGACGGCTTCGCGCCCACCGCCACCCTCGACGTCCTGCTCTCCGGTGGGCGGGTCCACGTCGAGATCGACACGTCCGGCGCCATCGACGTGGCCGCCGAGCGGGCCCGCCTCGGCCGCGACCTCGCGGCAGCGCAGAAGGAGCTCGACCAGGCGGAGAAGAAGCTGGCCAACCCGAAGTTCCTGGAGAAGGCCCCGGCCGACGTCGTCGCGGGCATCCGGACCCGTCGCGAGGCCGCGGAGGCGGAGATCGCGAGGGTGACGGCGCGGCTGGAGACCCTGCCCAGCGCCTGA
- a CDS encoding amino acid permease yields MSLLRTLPVEHVLERGKNANLRRTLRGRDLVGFGVGIIIGTGIFTLAGVEAKEHAGPAVTLSFIIGAVVAALAALCYAELASSVPTAGSAYTYAFATLGELFAWIIGWDLLLEFGLGLAVVSRSWSSYLANLFGLPQVLFGETAPVNIGAVLIIGVLTVVAVLGIRQSSRLTNALVLIKLAVCVLIIGVGIFFVDAANLTPFVPPAVPVPEGGSVLEQPVVEGVFGLEATAYGIGGMLTAAAVVFFAYTGFEALANLGEETRRPERDMTIGLLGALGLCAVLYIAVSFVLTGMVPYAQIDPGAPLAGAFNTVGLPWVGALISIGAVTGLTSVMMVELVTIGRIGFAMGRDGLLPAPIGTAHPRFHTPHRMTIIGAVVIAVIAATTPISELADMVSIGALSAMIIVAIAVPVLRRTRPDLERPFRVPLSPVLPAIAAVACFYLMLNLDLLSWLRFAVWLAIGLVIYLAYGKRHSVLNHA; encoded by the coding sequence ATGTCGTTGCTGCGCACGCTCCCGGTCGAACACGTCCTGGAACGAGGCAAGAACGCGAACCTGCGGCGGACGCTGCGCGGGCGCGACCTGGTGGGGTTCGGCGTCGGCATCATCATCGGCACCGGCATCTTCACCCTCGCCGGCGTCGAGGCGAAGGAGCACGCGGGGCCCGCGGTCACGCTGTCGTTCATCATCGGCGCGGTCGTCGCCGCACTGGCGGCGCTCTGCTACGCCGAGCTCGCGTCCTCGGTGCCGACGGCCGGCTCCGCCTACACCTACGCGTTCGCCACGCTCGGCGAGCTGTTCGCGTGGATCATCGGCTGGGACCTGCTCCTGGAGTTCGGGCTCGGCCTGGCCGTGGTCTCGCGCAGCTGGTCGAGCTACCTGGCGAACCTCTTCGGGCTACCGCAGGTGCTGTTCGGCGAGACGGCGCCGGTGAACATCGGGGCCGTCCTGATCATTGGGGTGCTCACCGTGGTGGCGGTGCTGGGGATCCGCCAGTCGTCCCGGCTCACCAACGCACTGGTCCTGATCAAGCTCGCGGTGTGCGTGCTGATCATCGGGGTCGGCATCTTCTTCGTCGACGCCGCGAACCTGACGCCGTTCGTCCCGCCCGCCGTGCCCGTGCCGGAGGGCGGCTCGGTCCTCGAACAACCGGTGGTCGAGGGCGTGTTCGGGCTGGAGGCCACGGCGTACGGCATCGGCGGGATGCTCACGGCGGCCGCGGTCGTGTTCTTCGCCTACACCGGCTTCGAGGCGCTGGCCAACCTCGGCGAGGAGACCAGGCGGCCGGAACGCGACATGACGATCGGGCTGCTCGGCGCGCTGGGCCTGTGCGCGGTGCTCTACATCGCCGTCTCGTTCGTGCTGACCGGGATGGTGCCGTACGCGCAGATCGATCCCGGGGCCCCGCTCGCAGGCGCGTTCAACACGGTCGGGCTGCCCTGGGTCGGGGCGCTGATCTCGATCGGCGCGGTCACCGGGCTGACCTCGGTGATGATGGTCGAGCTGGTGACGATCGGCAGAATCGGTTTCGCGATGGGCCGCGACGGGCTCCTGCCGGCCCCGATCGGCACCGCGCACCCCCGGTTCCACACCCCGCACCGGATGACGATCATCGGCGCCGTGGTGATCGCGGTCATCGCGGCGACCACACCGATCTCCGAGCTGGCCGACATGGTCTCCATCGGGGCGCTGAGCGCGATGATCATCGTCGCGATCGCGGTGCCGGTGCTGCGCCGCACCCGGCCCGACCTCGAGCGGCCGTTCCGGGTGCCGCTCTCGCCGGTTCTGCCCGCCATCGCCGCGGTGGCCTGCTTCTACCTGATGCTGAACCTCGACCTGCTCAGCTGGCTGCGGTTCGCGGTGTGGCTGGCGATCGGCCTGGTGATCTACCTGGCGTACGGCAAGCGGCACTCGGTGCTCAACCACGCTTAG